A genomic stretch from Theobroma cacao cultivar B97-61/B2 chromosome 4, Criollo_cocoa_genome_V2, whole genome shotgun sequence includes:
- the LOC18600889 gene encoding NF-X1-type zinc finger protein NFXL1 encodes MSNSETMSFQGRNRPRNPSQSTRQEWVPRGSSSTTTTVVSSSPGASNSTPIVNHTSTRNDNRNRQIGRSTNHRRDKEKERSENHVVVKEIDPNLPQLVQEIQDKLIRSTVECMICYDTVRRSAPIWSCSSCYSIFHLNCIKKWARAPTSVDLVAEKNQGINWRCPGCQFVQLISSKEIRYICFCGKRTDPPSDLYLTPHSCGEPCGKPLEKVLGLGAGVMKDELCPHVCVLQCHPGPCPPCKAFSPPRLCPCGKKVITTRCFDRQSVLTCGQCCDKLLECGRHRCELICHVGPCDPCQVPINAPCFCRKKVEAVICGDMAVKGEVKTEDGIFSCSSTCGNKLRCGNHNCAEICHPGHCGDCELMPNKIKSCYCGKTSLQEQRQSCLDPIPTCSEVCEKFLPCEVHQCDQVCHSGDCPSCSVVVTQKCQCGATSRRVECYKTTLENERFTCDKPCGRKKNCGRHRCSERCCLLSNSNNLPSGDWDPHFCQMACGKKLRCGQHSCESLCHSGHCPPCFETIFTDLTCACGRTSIPPPLPCGTPPPSCQLPCSVPQACGHSSSHSCHFGDCPPCSVPVAKKCIGGHVVLRNIPCGSKDIRCNKLCGKTRQCGLHACGRTCHPAPCDISSGSEPGIRISCGQTCGAPRRDCRHTCTAPCHPSAPCPDVRCDFRVTIACSCSRITATVPCDAGGFTSSFNADTVYEASIIQKLPVALQPVDSTGKKIPLGQRKLMCDDECAKLERKRVLEDAFNITPPNLDALHFGENSVTSELLSDLYRRDAKWVLAIEERCKFLVLGKNRGTATGLKVHVFCPMLKDKRDAVRIIAERWKLSVSAAGWEPKRFVVVHVTPKSKPPPRILGVKGATSIGALHPPVFDPLVDMDPRLVVSFLDLPREADISALVLRFGGECELVWLNDKNALAVFSDPARAATAMRRLDHGSVYYGVVIFVQNAGASVASTANNAWGGAGQNSALKGNPWKKAVVEELGWREDSWGDEESFGGTSDLGSVWKGKETPIAASINRWSVLDSETGVSSSSRTVQTEDLSKPAGVLSNSGIDSNTAKSNSAGLPGGDFNEPEPLEVVDDWEKAYE; translated from the coding sequence ATGTCAAACTCTGAAACCATGAGCTTTCAAGGTCGAAATAGACCAAGAAACCCTTCCCAAAGCACTCGTCAAGAATGGGTTCCTAGAGGATCTTCATCTACAACCACCACTGTAGTAAGCAGTTCACCAGGCGCCTctaattcaactccaattgtTAACCACACCTCAACTCGAAATGATAATAGGAATAGACAAATTGGTCGGTCCACAAATCATAGGAGAGAtaaggaaaaggaaaggagTGAGAATCATGTGGTGGTAAAGGAGATTGATCCAAATTTGCCACAGCTTGTGCAAGAAATTCAAGACAAGCTTATCAGGAGTACGGTTGAGTGTATGATTTGTTATGATACAGTACGGAGGTCTGCCCCCATATGGTCGTGCTCGAGTTGCTACTCcatttttcaccttaattGTATTAAGAAGTGGGCTAGGGCACCCACTTCTGTTGATTTAGTGGCGGAGAAGAATCAGGGAATTAATTGGCGTTGTCCGGGTTGCCAATTTGTGCAGTTGATATCGTCTAAGGAGATTCGATATATTTGCTTCTGTGGGAAGAGGACAGACCCGCCTTCTGATTTGTACTTGACACCTCATTCTTGTGGGGAGCCTTGTGGGAAGCCACTTGAGAAGGTGCTGGGACTTGGTGCTGGGGTGATGAAGGATGAGCTTTGTCCTCATGTTTGTGTTTTGCAGTGTCACCCTGGTCCATGCCCTCCTTGTAAGGCGTTTTCTCCACCACGGTTGTGTCCTTGTGGGAAGAAAGTTATTACAACCAGATGCTTTGATAGACAGTCGGTTCTTACTTGTGGACAGTGCTGTGATAAGCTTCTTGAGTGTGGGCGTCATCGGTGTGAGCTGATATGCCATGTGGGACCTTGTGATCCATGCCAGGTTCCGATTAATGCCCCCTGCTTCTGCAGGAAAAAAGTTGAAGCTGTCATATGTGGAGACATGGCTGTGAAGGGAGAAGTGAAAACAGAAGATGGTATTTTTTCGTGTAGTTCAACTTGTGGAAATAAGCTTAGATGTGGCAATCATAACTGTGCTGAGATTTGTCATCCTGGTCATTGTGGGGATTGTGAGTTAATGCCAAACAAGATTAAGTCTTGTTACTGTGGGAAAACAAGCTTGCAAGAGCAAAGGCAAAGTTGTTTGGACCCAATTCCAACTTGTTCAGAGGTATGTGAAAAGTTCCTTCCCTGTGAAGTGCACCAATGTGACCAAGTATGTCATTCTGGGGATTGTCCATCTTGTTCAGTTGTTGTCACTCAAAAATGCCAATGTGGAGCAACTTCTCGGAGGGTGGAATGCTACAAAACAACACTTGAGAATGAGAGATTTACATGTGACAAGCCTTGCGGGCGTAAGAAGAATTGTGGTAGACACCGATGTAGTGAGCGATGCTGTCTTCTTTCAAACTCGAATAATCTTCCCTCTGGTGATTGGGATCCACACTTTTGCCAAATGGCATGTGGGAAAAAGCTAAGGTGTGGGCAGCATTCTTGTGAATCTCTTTGTCATAGTGGCCACTGCCCTCCATGCTTTGAAACAATTTTCACTGATTTGACATGTGCTTGTGGAAGAACTTCAATTCCTCCTCCATTGCCTTGTGGTACACCTCCTCCTTCATGTCAACTCCCATGCTCAGTTCCACAAGCTTGTGGTCATTCATCTTCTCACAGCTGCCACTTTGGTGATTGTCCACCTTGTTCCGTGCCTGTGGCAAAGAAGTGCATTGGAGGACATGTTGTTCTTCGGAACATTCCTTGTGGATCAAAAGATATTAGATGCAACAAGCTCTGCGGCAAGACCCGGCAGTGTGGATTGCATGCCTGTGGGAGAACTTGTCACCCAGCGCCATGTGATATCTCTTCTGGATCTGAACCAGGTATCAGGATTTCTTGTGGGCAGACATGTGGTGCCCCTCGGAGAGACTGCAGGCACACATGTACTGCACCTTGTCATCCCTCTGCTCCATGTCCTGATGTTAGGTGTGATTTTCGAGTCACTATCGCGTGTTCTTGTAGTCGGATAACTGCCACTGTTCCTTGCGATGCTGGGGGCTTTACTAGCAGTTTCAATGCTGATACAGTTTATGAAGCTTCTATTATCCAAAAATTGCCAGTAGCCCTTCAACCAGTGGATTCAACTGGCAAGAAGATTCCTCTAGGACAAAGGAAGCTTATGTGTGATGATGAATGTGCTAAGTTGGAGCGTAAACGGGTTCTTGAAGATGCATTCAACATTACTCCCCCCAATTTGGATGCCCTTCATTTTGGTGAGAATTCAGTTACATCTGAGTTACTTTCTGACCTATATAGGCGTGATGCAAAGTGGGTTCTAGCTATAGAAGAGAGATGCAAATTCTTGGTACTTGGCAAGAACAGAGGAACAGCAACAGGTCTGAAGGTTCATGTTTTCTGTCCAATGCTGAAGGATAAGAGAGACGCGGTCAGGATAATAGCAGAAAGATGGAAGCTTTCTGTTAGTGCTGCTGGTTGGGAGCCCAAGCGTTTTGTTGTGGTTCATGTTACTCCCAAATCCAAACCACCACCTCGTATCCTTGGGGTTAAGGGGGCAACCAGTATTGGGGCACTACATCCACCAGTTTTTGATCCTCTGGTAGACATGGATCCGAGGCTTGTTGTTTCTTTCCTAGATTTGCCCCGAGAAGCAGATATAAGTGCATTGGTATTGAGGTTTGGTGGGGAGTGTGAACTTGTTTGGTTGAATGACAAGAATGCATTGGCTGTATTTAGTGATCCTGCTCGAGCTGCAACTGCAATGAGGAGGTTGGATCATGGCTCAGTTTATTATGGGGTTGTTATCTTTGTTCAAAATGCTGGAGCATCAGTAGCATCAACTGCTAATAATGCATGGGGAGGAGCAGGGCAAAATTCAGCTTTAAAAGGGAATCCGTGGAAGAAGGCTGTAGTGGAGGAGCTTGGTTGGAGGGAAGATTCTTGGGGTGATGAAGAATCTTTTGGTGGCACTTCTGATTTGGGCTCTGTCTGGAAAGGGAAAGAAACTCCAATTGCTGCTTCAATTAACCGCTGGAGTGTTCTTGATTCTGAAACAGGTGTAAGCTCATCTTCTAGAACAGTTCAAACTGAAGATCTTTCAAAACCTGCTGGAGTTCTATCCAATTCAGGTATAGATTCAAATACTGCCAAGTCAAATTCAGCTGGGCTACCTGGTGGGGATTTTAATGAACCAGAGCCTTTGGAAGTAGTGGATGATTGGGAAAAGGCTTAtgaatga
- the LOC18600890 gene encoding spliceosome-associated protein 49 isoform X2 — translation MAGNSGCSVYIGNLDERVSDRVLYDILIQAGRVVDLYIPRDKETDKPKGFAFAEYETEEVAEYAVRLFSGLVTLYNRTLKFAISGQDKASQNPPNAAMAASNSSHKSRHYSGALNHMEISQQPMRLSTPCRIPDNPSHYSQVPPLPGVSHHSNEYGSHFSGTNYEYGRRVFGATLDSIGRLRSRRYDTSDPVSFSYY, via the exons ATGGCGGGGAATTCTGGCTGCAGCGTCTACATAG GTAATTTGGATGAGAGGGTTAGCGACAGAGTTCTGTACGATATTCTTATTCAAGCAGGGAGAGTAGTGGATTTGTACATTCCTCGAGACAAGGAAACTGATAAGCCTAAAGGTTTTGCCTTTGCTGAATACGAAACCGAGGAGGTTGCTGAGTATGCTGTGAGGCTTTTTTCTGGCCTTGTTACTCTCTACAATCGAACCTTGAAATTTGCT ATTTCTGGGCAAGACAAGGCTTCGCAGAATCCTCCGAATGCAGCCATGGCTGCATCCAATTCATCCCACAAGTCGAGGCATTACTCTGGAGCACTTAACCACATGGAAATCTCTCAGCAGCCAATGAGGTTATCAACCCCTTGTAGGATTCCAGATAATCCTTCACATTACTCCCAAG TGCCGCCTCTCCCTGGTGTATCTCACCACTCTAATGAGTATGGATCACATTTTAGTGGTACGAATTATGAATACGGTCGAAGGGTTTTTGGGGCAACATTGGATAGCATTGGTCGCCTTAGGTCACGCCGCTATGACACAAGTGACCCAGTTTCATTTTCCTATTACTGA
- the LOC18600884 gene encoding glycerol-3-phosphate dehydrogenase [NAD(+)], whose translation MRFPFPLYYSPSSLFSNFSSSPYSFFSSLPLIFASSHFSPFRSISLPVSMAPAFEQVPVPQEGETATPHDTNTGNNVGNDGQAGFKSRITVVGSGNWGSVAAKLIASNTLKLNSFHDEVRMWVFEETLPSGEKLTDVINRTNENAKYLPGIKLGKNVIADPDLDNAVKDANMLVFVTPHQFMEGICKRLVGKVSGDVEAISLIKGMEVKMEGPCMISTLISEQLGINCSVLMGANIANEIAVEKFSEATVGYRDNREIAEQWVQLFSTPYFMVTPVQDVEGVELCGTLKNVVAIAAGFVDGLDMGNNTKAAIMRIGLREMRAFSKLLFSSVRDSTFFESCGVADVITTCLGGRNRKVAEAFAKNGGKRSFDELEAEMLQGQKLQGVSTAREVYEVLSHRGWLELFPLFATVHEICIGHLPPSAIVEYSEKKPRLSLLEDSARYH comes from the exons ATGCGCTTTCCTTTCCCCTTATATTATTCTCCTTCTTCTCTCTTCTCTAACTTCTCTTCCTCTCCTTATTCCTTCTTTTCCTCGTTGCCACTCATCTTTGCCTCCTCTCATTTCTCTCCATTTCGTTCCATTTCTTTACCTGTTTCCATGGCTCCTGCCTTTGAACAAGTCCCAGTCCCACAGGAGGGTGAAACTGCAACACCCCATGACACCAACACTGGGAACAATGTTGGTAATGATGGTCAAGCTGGTTTTAAATCAAGGATCACAGTGGTCGGAAGTGGCAATTGGGGTAGTGTTGCTGCTAAGCTCATTGCTTCTAACACTCTCAAGCTCAACTCTTTTCATG ATGAAGTGAGGATGTGGGTATTTGAGGAGACATTGCCAAGTGGTGAGAAGCTCACAGATGTCATTAACCGAACTAAT GAGAATGCTAAATATCTCCCTGGTATTAAGCTAGGTAAAAATGTCATTGCAGATCCAGACCTCGACAATGCAg TTAAAGATGCAAATATGTTGGTTTTTGTGACCCCCCATCAATTTATGGAGGGTATATGCAAGAGGCTTGTTGGTAAAGTGAGTGGAGATGTGGAGGCTATTTCCCTCATTAAAGGGATGGAGGTCAAGATGGAAGGCCCTTGCATGATCTCCACTCTTATTTCTGAGCAGCTTGGCATCAACTGTTCTGTTTTGATGGGGGCAAATATCGCAAATGAG ATTGCTGTCGAGAAGTTCAGTGAAGCAACAGTTGGGTACAGAGACAACAGAGAGATTGCAGAACAATGGGTTCAATTATTCAGCACACCTTATTTCATGGTCACTCCT GTTCAGGACGTGGAAGGTGTTGAGCTATGTGGGACTTTGAAGAATGTTGTGGCCATAGCAGCTG GTTTTGTGGATGGACTTGACATGGGAAATAACACAAAG GCTGCAATAATGAGAATTGGTCTGAGAGAGATGAGAGCTTTCTCCAAGCTGTTATTTTCATCTGTTAGGGATAGTACCTTCTTTGAAAGCTGTGGAGTTGCTGATGTCATCACAACATGCT TGGGgggaagaaacagaaaagttGCCGAGGCATTTGCTAAAAATGGAGGAAAAAG ATCTTTTGATGAGCTTGAAGCTGAGATGTTGCAGGGCCAGAAATTACAG GGTGTATCCACGGCAAGAGAGGTCTATGAAGTTTTAAGCCACCGTGGATGGCTAGAGTTGTTTCCTTTATTTGCAACAGTGCACGAGATCTGCATTGGTCATCTTCCACCATCAGCCATAGTTGAATACAGTGAGAAGAAACCAAGGTTGTCCCTATTAGAGGACTCTGCTCGTTACCATTGA
- the LOC18600890 gene encoding RNA-binding protein 7 isoform X1, with protein MAGNSGCSVYIGNLDERVSDRVLYDILIQAGRVVDLYIPRDKETDKPKGFAFAEYETEEVAEYAVRLFSGLVTLYNRTLKFAISGQDKASQNPPNAAMAASNSSHKSRHYSGALNHMEISQQPMRLSTPCRIPDNPSHYSQVSLSMTWGSSHDSWFQQSHHNFCVNGIHVLSSVLWPQNCMDVENIRLNGASQSQLFQRQLFFFFFLVKSVLNHRTKLSQNRGKPKFTTIELIYAPVSQRRNSFKVSNRY; from the exons ATGGCGGGGAATTCTGGCTGCAGCGTCTACATAG GTAATTTGGATGAGAGGGTTAGCGACAGAGTTCTGTACGATATTCTTATTCAAGCAGGGAGAGTAGTGGATTTGTACATTCCTCGAGACAAGGAAACTGATAAGCCTAAAGGTTTTGCCTTTGCTGAATACGAAACCGAGGAGGTTGCTGAGTATGCTGTGAGGCTTTTTTCTGGCCTTGTTACTCTCTACAATCGAACCTTGAAATTTGCT ATTTCTGGGCAAGACAAGGCTTCGCAGAATCCTCCGAATGCAGCCATGGCTGCATCCAATTCATCCCACAAGTCGAGGCATTACTCTGGAGCACTTAACCACATGGAAATCTCTCAGCAGCCAATGAGGTTATCAACCCCTTGTAGGATTCCAGATAATCCTTCACATTACTCCCAAG TCTCCCTTTCCATGACGTGGGGTAGCAGTCACGATTCCTGGTTTCAACAATCCCACCACAATTTCTGTGTGAATGGCATTCATGTGCTTAGCAGCGTGTTGTGGCCACAAAATTGCATGGATGTGGAAAATATCAGGCTTAATGGGGCATCACAGTCACAACTGTTTCAGCGgcagttgtttttttttttttttctggttaAATCTGTATTAAATCACAGAACAAAACTTTCCCAGAACAGAGGGAAACCTAAATTTACAACAATTGAACTAATTTATGCCCCAGTCAGCCAAAGGAGGAATTCATTCAAGGTAAGTAACAGGTATTGA
- the LOC18600887 gene encoding classical arabinogalactan protein 11, producing MARQLIVLALVFVAVAGAFAADQSPASSPSSAPKASPSKSSSSTPAASPKSSSSSPSPSPKKSSSPAASPKSAHAPAQAPNTPAASPKSSTPSQSPSEDPSAEAPELASPPAPTDEAPASGPSADGPTADGTPAPAPGNSGAAALKATGILGVAALAGFFF from the coding sequence ATGGCACGTCAACTGATTGTTCTCGCCCTTGTGTTCGTGGCTGTTGCTGGGGCATTCGCCGCCGATCAGTCACCTGCGTCATCCCCATCATCTGCTCCCAAGGCTTCACCTTCAAAGTCGTCATCTTCTACACCTGCTGCTTCTCCCAAGTCGTCATCCTCCTCCCCATCTCCTTCCCCCAAGAAGTCTAGCAGCCCCGCCGCATCACCAAAATCCGCTCACGCCCCCGCCCAAGCCCCCAACACTCCTGCTGCTTCCCCCAAGAGCTCCACCCCAAGCCAGAGCCCCAGCGAGGACCCTTCCGCTGAGGCCCCCGAGCTCGCATCCCCTCCTGCCCCAACCGACGAGGCCCCTGCTTCTGGCCCTTCTGCTGACGGCCCTACAGCTGATGGCACTCCCGCACCAGCACCAGGCAACTCTGGTGCCGCTGCTCTCAAAGCCACTGGCATCCTTGGTGTTGCAGCTCTTGCCGGGTTCTTCTTCTGA
- the LOC18600883 gene encoding protein ABHD17B: MHQFQLLLTKPTKRKKTESRAKTEQSRGNNRERKEKAEMGGVTSSMAAKFAFFPPNPPSYKLVTDELTGLLLLSPFPHRENVEVLRLPTRRGTEIVAIYIRHPMATSTLLYSHGNAADLGQMYELFIELSIHLRVNLMGYDYSGYGQSSGKPSEQNTYADIEAAYKCLEESYGTKQEDIILYGQSVGSGPTLDLAARLPQLRAVVLHSPILSGLRVMYPVKRTYWFDIYKNIDKIPLVNCPVLIIHGTSDEVVDCSHGKQLWELCKEKYEPLWLKGGNHCDLEHYPEYIRHLKKFISTVEKSPSQRYSSRRSTDQFEQSRKSTDVFEVSRKSTDRREKPRKSTDRPEKLKNQSNNMDKLEKLRISFDQLERSRRSVDCHEKSRKSIDHQLERARKSVDRLDRIRTG; the protein is encoded by the exons ATGCATCAATTCCAACTCCTCCTGACCaaaccaacaaaaagaaaaaaaactgaaaGCAGAGCAAAAACAGAGCAAAGCAGAGGGAACaacagagagagaaaagaaaaggcagAGATGGGAGGAGTGACGTCTTCAATGGCGGCAAAGTTTGCTTTTTTCCCACCAAACCCACCGTCATACAAGCTTGTAACTGATGAATTAACTGGCCTTTTGCTTCTAAGTCCTTTTCCTCATAGAGAAAACGTTGAGGTTCTTAGGCTTCCAACTCGGCGTGGCACGGAGATTGTAGCTATTTACATCAGGCATCCTATGGCTACTTCCACTTTGCTTTACTCTCATGGAAACGCTGCCGATCTGGGTCAGATGTATGAGCTTTTCATTGAATTGAGCATCCACTTGAGGGTCAATCTTATGGG CTATGACTATTCTGGGTATGGGCAATCATCTGGAAAG CCAAGTGAGCAGAATACATATGCAGATATTGAAGCCGCATATAAATGTCTTGAAGAAAGCTATGGTACAAAACAGGAAGATATCATCCTCTATGGCCAATCTGTTGGTAGTGGCCCCACTTTGGATCTAGCAGCTCGGCTGCCTCAGTTAAGGGCTGTTGTTCTGCACAGTCCCATACTTTCTGGCTTAAGAGTCATGTATCCTGTAAAGCGTACATATTGGTTTGACATTTATAAg AATATTGATAAAATTCCACTTGTCAATTGTCCTGTTCTTATCATTCAT GGAACTTCAGATGAAGTTGTCGATTGCTCTCATGGTAAGCAACTCTGGGAACTGTGCAAAGAGAAGTATGAACCACTGTGGCTTAAAGGAGGGAACCACTGTGATCTAGAGCACTACCCTGAGTATATCAGACATCTCAAGAAATTCATATCAACCGTTGAGAAATCTCCTTCACAAAGGTACAGTTCTAGGAGAAGCACAGACCAGTTTGAACAGTCCCGGAAAAGTACTGATGTATTTGAGGTTTCAAGGAAGAGTACTGATCGAagagagaaaccaaggaagagcACTGACAGGCCTGagaagttgaaaaaccagTCTAATAATATGGATAAGCTAGAAAAACTAAGAATCTCTTTTGATCAATTGGAAAGGTCTAGGAGGAGCGTGGATTGCCATGAGAAGTCCCGGAAAAGCATCGACCACCAGTTGGAAAGAGCAAGGAAAAGTGTTGATCGGTTGGATAGAATACGAACTGGTTAA
- the LOC18600886 gene encoding mitochondrial inner membrane protease ATP23, with product MAEEPAPKPGLEGRTVDECRDMIQRSFRTPMVKFLKEHLEKAGCTFGDNFIKAVHCNNQISGGYVRGEGIMVCSNHINMQDEVNQVVIHELIHAYDDCRAANLDWANCAHHACSEIRAGHLSGDCHYKRELLRGYMKIRGHEQDCVRRRVMKSVTANPYCSEAAAKDAMEAVWDICYNDTKPFDRAP from the exons ATGGCAGAGGAACCCGCCCCGAAACCTGGATTAGAAGGACGCACCGTTGATGAATGCCGAGACATGATCCAAAGAAGTTTCCGGA cTCCAATggtgaaatttttgaaggaGCATTTGGAGAAAGCTGGGTGCACGTTTGGGGATAATTTCATCAAGGCCGTTCATTGCAACAACCAGATTAGTGGAGGCTATGTTCGTGGTGAAGGA ATAATGGTGTGTAGCAACCATATCAACATGCAAGATGAGGTCAATCAAGTAGTTATACACGAGCTTATTCATGCGTATGATGATTGCCGTGCTGCAAATTTGGACTGGGCTAACTGTGCTCATCATGCCTGTAGTGAG ATTCGTGCTGGCCATCTAAGCGGTGATTGCCACTACAAACGGGAATTGCTGCGAGGTTATATGAAGATAAGGGGCCATGAACAA gACTGCGTGAGAAGAAGAGTTATGAAATCAGTGACTGCTAACCCTTACTGCTCCGAAGCAGCTGCAAAGGATGCCATGGAGGCCGTGTGGGATATCTGTTACAATGACACAAAGCCCTTTGACAGAGCTCCTTGA